The following coding sequences lie in one Gemmatimonadota bacterium genomic window:
- a CDS encoding alpha/beta hydrolase, producing the protein MLKLITTIVLVHGAFADGSSWAKVIRILQEKGFNVTAVQLPLTSLADDIAATRRALAAQQGPVILVGHSWGGAVITEVGVDPKVAGLVYVAAFAPDKGEVIGALGAPYPPPPALAAPLVDAQGFIRIPTDAVVKHFASDLPESDARVVAATQGPIAGSAFNAQVSSVAWKTKPSWYIVSRLDGAIAPDLERFFAKRMHATTTELNTSHLAMISDPAAVAGVILDAAANALSAKAP; encoded by the coding sequence ATGTTGAAGCTCATCACGACCATTGTTCTCGTGCACGGCGCCTTTGCGGACGGATCAAGCTGGGCGAAGGTCATCAGAATCCTGCAGGAGAAGGGATTCAACGTGACCGCCGTACAACTTCCGCTGACGTCACTCGCTGACGACATCGCCGCGACGCGGAGGGCATTGGCGGCACAACAGGGGCCCGTCATCCTCGTTGGTCACTCCTGGGGTGGCGCGGTCATCACCGAGGTGGGAGTCGACCCGAAGGTGGCCGGACTGGTGTATGTCGCTGCGTTCGCGCCGGACAAGGGGGAAGTGATCGGCGCACTCGGTGCGCCCTACCCGCCGCCGCCGGCGCTCGCGGCACCGCTGGTCGATGCCCAGGGATTCATCCGGATCCCCACCGACGCGGTGGTGAAGCATTTCGCCTCGGACCTCCCCGAGAGCGACGCCCGCGTCGTGGCCGCTACCCAGGGGCCGATCGCTGGATCGGCGTTCAACGCCCAGGTTTCGAGCGTTGCCTGGAAGACCAAGCCGTCGTGGTACATCGTCTCCCGGCTCGACGGCGCGATTGCACCGGACCTCGAGCGCTTCTTTGCCAAGCGGATGCACGCGACGACGACAGAGTTGAATACCAGCCATCTCGCGATGATTTCGGACCCGGCCGCGGTTGCTGGGGTCATCCTGGACGCGGCGGCCAATGCGCTCAGTGCCAAGGCGCCGTAA
- a CDS encoding VOC family protein — protein MARITGIGGVFFKSTGDKDALAAWYQKHLGMPAEAWGGTVLRWPADTAEDKGLTVWTLAGKDSKWFAPSESSFMINYRIDNMDEMVAQLRAGGVELLKGPESHENGKFAWIMDPEGNKVELWEPMLWDDKNKAG, from the coding sequence ATGGCAAGAATCACCGGAATCGGCGGCGTCTTCTTCAAGAGCACGGGGGACAAGGACGCGCTGGCGGCGTGGTACCAGAAGCATCTCGGGATGCCGGCAGAGGCCTGGGGCGGTACGGTGCTTCGGTGGCCGGCTGACACGGCCGAGGACAAGGGGCTCACCGTCTGGACCCTCGCAGGGAAGGACAGCAAGTGGTTCGCGCCGAGCGAGTCGTCGTTCATGATCAACTACCGCATCGACAATATGGACGAGATGGTCGCGCAGCTGCGCGCCGGCGGCGTGGAGCTGCTCAAGGGCCCTGAATCGCACGAGAACGGGAAGTTCGCGTGGATCATGGACCCGGAGGGCAACAAGGTCGAACTCTGGGAACCGATGCTCTGGGACGACAAGAACAAGGCCGGCTGA
- a CDS encoding helix-turn-helix domain-containing protein yields MTTIPIDAYILDTLLPDLVGHDRMPSAALLYLHLFRRCYRAPEAGVQVSLTDLVLGTGLSKRSVQSALGLLTQRRLITVTRESATAIPHYALKRPWLRFGRRE; encoded by the coding sequence ATGACGACGATCCCCATCGATGCCTACATCCTCGATACCCTCCTGCCCGATCTCGTGGGGCACGATCGCATGCCCTCGGCCGCGTTGCTGTACCTGCATCTGTTCCGGCGCTGTTATCGCGCTCCCGAGGCCGGTGTCCAGGTGAGCCTCACCGATCTGGTGCTGGGGACAGGACTCTCGAAGCGCTCGGTGCAATCCGCCCTCGGGCTCCTCACGCAGCGCAGGCTGATCACGGTGACGCGCGAGAGCGCCACGGCCATTCCGCACTACGCTCTGAAGCGCCCGTGGCTCCGCTTTGGGCGGCGGGAATGA
- a CDS encoding epoxide hydrolase family protein → MRGPSDLDRRGFVQLAAATAISLTTQGDIVTHTLTQAASPTGESHGSDIRPFHFTISDAEVADLRRRIKATRWPEAETVKDESQGVQLATTQKLAAHWSGDYDWRKAEARIKALPHFVTTIDGVDIHFVHVKSKAPHALPLIITHGWPGSFIEQMKVIGPLTDPVAHGGKAEDAFDVVIPSLPGHGFSGKPTVPGWDPPRIARAWVTLMKRLGYAKFVAQGGDWGNAVSEQMALLAPPELLGISTNMAATVPAEISKALASGSPAPSTLSAEELNAWTQLDTFYKKGLGYANEMALRPQTLYGIADSPVGLAAWILDHDARSYSLIARVFDGHPEGLTRDDILDNISLYWFTNTAVSSARLYWDNRESATSGFFDPKNVQIPVAVTVFPDEIYAAPESWARRAYPKLIYFNRLPKGGHFAAWEQPALFAREMREGFRSLRS, encoded by the coding sequence ATGCGAGGACCATCCGATCTCGACCGCCGTGGTTTTGTCCAGCTCGCCGCGGCCACGGCCATATCACTCACTACGCAGGGGGACATCGTGACGCATACGCTCACTCAGGCAGCTTCGCCGACAGGCGAGAGTCACGGCAGCGACATCCGCCCGTTCCATTTCACGATCTCCGACGCCGAGGTGGCTGACCTTCGTCGGCGCATCAAGGCCACGAGGTGGCCGGAAGCAGAGACCGTGAAGGATGAATCACAGGGCGTCCAGCTGGCGACGACGCAGAAGCTCGCCGCGCACTGGAGCGGTGACTACGACTGGCGCAAGGCGGAGGCGCGGATCAAGGCCCTGCCCCATTTCGTCACGACGATCGACGGCGTGGACATTCATTTCGTCCACGTCAAGTCGAAGGCGCCGCACGCGTTGCCGCTGATCATCACGCACGGATGGCCGGGCTCGTTCATCGAGCAGATGAAGGTGATCGGCCCGCTCACCGATCCGGTCGCGCACGGAGGGAAGGCTGAGGACGCCTTTGACGTCGTCATCCCGTCCCTCCCGGGTCACGGCTTCTCTGGCAAGCCGACGGTGCCAGGGTGGGATCCGCCACGGATCGCGCGCGCCTGGGTCACCCTGATGAAGCGGCTTGGCTACGCGAAGTTTGTGGCGCAGGGTGGCGACTGGGGCAACGCGGTCTCGGAACAGATGGCGCTTCTCGCCCCACCCGAACTCCTCGGCATCTCGACCAACATGGCCGCGACCGTTCCGGCTGAGATCAGCAAGGCGCTCGCCAGTGGGAGTCCGGCGCCGTCAACCCTCTCTGCCGAGGAGCTGAACGCCTGGACGCAGCTCGACACCTTCTACAAGAAGGGTCTGGGGTACGCCAACGAGATGGCGCTGCGGCCACAGACCCTCTACGGCATCGCGGACTCCCCGGTGGGACTGGCAGCGTGGATACTCGACCACGATGCCCGCAGCTACTCGCTCATCGCGCGGGTCTTCGATGGTCACCCCGAGGGCCTCACGCGCGATGACATCCTCGACAACATCTCGCTCTACTGGTTCACGAATACCGCGGTCTCCTCGGCGCGACTCTACTGGGACAACCGCGAGAGTGCGACGTCGGGGTTCTTCGACCCCAAGAACGTGCAGATCCCGGTCGCTGTTACGGTCTTCCCCGACGAGATCTACGCCGCGCCCGAGAGCTGGGCGCGGCGCGCATATCCCAAGCTGATCTACTTCAACCGGCTGCCCAAGGGCGGGCACTTCGCAGCCTGGGAACAGCCTGCGCTGTTTGCGCGAGAAATGCGCGAGGGGTTTCGATCGCTCCGCTCCTGA
- a CDS encoding PAS domain S-box protein, whose translation MSRDAEVEALQRRLEEAEETIRAIQQGTVDAFVVEEPTGQRVYTLQGADRPYRLLVEQMQQGAATLQADGTIVYCNQSLADLLKVPHEKLLGAALHDYFAPDDRQQYENLLWQGLTRIGRGEARLRRSDGSLVPVYMTFNVLPADCGAITGVLVTDLTSQRHHEQLSAAHHALRESEERFRLMANAVPVLIWVSDTTKACTWFNQSWLDFSGRRIEELRGDGWASDVHEADLERCLNTYFTHFDARLPFSMEYRLRRHDSEYRWVLDNGVPRFDADGEFAGYIGSCVDFTDRKHAEEGLQEADRRKDEFLATLAHELRGPLAPLRNMLEIMKRSEGNHAVMHHARETMERQLVQMVRLVDDLLEVSRISHGRIDLKRELVELSTVLHQAVEACPQPEGAAPTIEVTLPPEPIYLSADPARLAQVFGNLLNNDCKYTEPGGRVWVTAARRGSEVVVRVRDTGVGIPPEKLGSVFDLFAQVDRSLERSQGGLGIGLTLVKRLVEMHGGSVAAFSEGSERGSEFVVRLPVLPGTPAVLPIAPSAVPEPPATARRILIADDNADSAASLAMLLAISGNQTHTACDGLEAVEVAERIRPDVVLLDIGMPRLNGYAACRRIREQPWGHRMIVVALTGWGQEADRQKSREAGFDHHLVKPVDYPELMRLLALRPLGRETNSRAAH comes from the coding sequence ATGTCGCGTGACGCAGAAGTCGAGGCGCTCCAGCGTCGGCTGGAGGAAGCCGAAGAGACGATCCGCGCGATCCAGCAGGGGACCGTTGATGCCTTCGTGGTCGAGGAGCCAACGGGCCAGCGGGTGTATACCCTGCAAGGCGCGGACCGCCCCTATCGTCTGCTGGTCGAGCAGATGCAGCAGGGGGCGGCGACGCTTCAGGCCGATGGCACCATCGTCTACTGCAATCAGAGTCTCGCCGACCTGCTGAAGGTGCCGCACGAGAAGCTGCTCGGCGCCGCACTGCACGATTACTTCGCTCCGGACGATCGCCAGCAATACGAGAATCTGCTCTGGCAGGGGCTGACACGAATCGGCCGTGGCGAGGCGCGCCTGCGGCGATCTGATGGCAGCCTCGTCCCGGTCTACATGACCTTCAACGTGCTGCCTGCTGATTGTGGCGCCATCACCGGCGTGCTGGTGACCGATCTGACCTCCCAACGGCATCACGAACAGCTGAGTGCTGCGCACCATGCCCTCCGCGAAAGTGAGGAGCGCTTCCGGCTCATGGCGAACGCCGTGCCGGTACTGATCTGGGTCAGCGACACCACCAAGGCGTGCACCTGGTTCAACCAGTCGTGGCTCGATTTCAGCGGTCGTCGGATCGAAGAACTCCGGGGTGATGGGTGGGCGTCTGATGTGCACGAAGCCGACCTCGAGCGGTGCCTGAATACCTATTTCACCCATTTCGATGCGCGGCTGCCGTTCTCGATGGAGTATCGTCTGAGGCGACACGACAGCGAGTACCGCTGGGTGCTGGACAATGGCGTCCCTCGCTTCGACGCCGACGGAGAGTTCGCGGGGTACATCGGTTCATGCGTCGACTTCACCGACCGGAAGCACGCCGAGGAAGGGTTGCAGGAGGCCGACCGCCGCAAGGACGAGTTTCTGGCCACACTCGCCCATGAGTTGCGTGGTCCACTGGCTCCGCTCCGCAACATGCTGGAGATCATGAAGCGCTCCGAGGGCAACCACGCGGTCATGCATCACGCGCGGGAGACGATGGAGCGGCAGCTCGTACAGATGGTGCGGCTCGTGGACGACCTGCTCGAGGTGAGCCGGATTAGCCACGGCCGAATCGATCTCAAGCGCGAGCTGGTGGAACTTTCCACGGTGCTGCATCAGGCCGTCGAGGCGTGCCCCCAGCCGGAAGGGGCCGCGCCCACCATCGAGGTCACGTTGCCGCCGGAACCGATCTACCTCAGTGCCGATCCGGCGCGACTTGCCCAGGTCTTCGGCAACCTGCTGAACAACGACTGCAAATACACCGAACCTGGCGGCAGGGTCTGGGTCACCGCAGCGCGGCGCGGCAGTGAGGTGGTGGTACGAGTGCGAGATACCGGCGTTGGCATCCCGCCCGAGAAGCTCGGGAGCGTCTTCGATCTCTTTGCGCAGGTGGATCGGTCGCTGGAACGGTCGCAAGGCGGGCTTGGGATCGGCCTGACGCTGGTGAAGCGGCTGGTCGAGATGCACGGCGGTAGTGTGGCGGCGTTCAGCGAGGGCTCGGAGCGGGGGAGCGAGTTCGTGGTCCGCCTCCCTGTTCTCCCGGGGACGCCTGCGGTGTTGCCCATTGCGCCGAGCGCCGTTCCTGAACCTCCGGCCACCGCCCGCCGGATCCTGATTGCTGATGACAACGCGGACAGCGCCGCGTCGCTCGCGATGTTGCTGGCGATCTCGGGGAACCAGACGCACACTGCATGTGATGGACTGGAGGCGGTCGAAGTGGCGGAGCGCATTCGCCCCGACGTGGTGTTGCTCGATATCGGGATGCCGCGGTTGAACGGATATGCTGCCTGTCGGCGCATCCGGGAGCAACCGTGGGGTCACAGGATGATCGTGGTGGCGCTGACGGGCTGGGGGCAGGAGGCGGACCGGCAGAAGTCGCGCGAGGCCGGGTTCGATCACCATCTGGTGAAGCCGGTTGACTACCCCGAGTTGATGCGGCTGTTGGCGCTCAGGCCGCTCGGGCGGGAGACGAACAGCCGCGCCGCGCACTGA
- a CDS encoding circadian clock KaiB family protein has product MSEPEAEKWQLRLYVAGKSPKSLAAFANLTKLCEEHLADRYTIEVIDLIEHPQLAAGDQIVAIPTLVRKLPEPLRRIVGDLSNTERTLIGLQLRPALSPD; this is encoded by the coding sequence GTGAGCGAACCTGAAGCCGAAAAGTGGCAACTGCGCCTCTATGTTGCCGGGAAGTCACCCAAGTCCCTGGCGGCGTTCGCCAATCTCACGAAGTTGTGCGAAGAACATCTGGCCGATCGTTATACCATCGAGGTCATCGACCTCATCGAACATCCCCAACTTGCGGCGGGAGATCAGATCGTGGCGATCCCGACACTGGTCCGGAAACTGCCAGAGCCGCTGCGACGGATCGTCGGCGACCTGTCGAATACCGAGCGCACACTGATCGGGTTGCAGTTGCGACCTGCCCTCTCGCCCGACTGA
- a CDS encoding VOC family protein has product MNDAMPAALHHTAFLVRDLEGTAQRLANTFGIGPWNIWTIDVAQGKVRGKDNPFSFRVALATVGGGTFELITPHTGRTIYDEHLEQHGEGFHHTCLVYPSIAAVRAAKAELLRQGRELVQEARGGEAFEFGYFSIPELGSLVELLFLDPAALPAPEVVILPAA; this is encoded by the coding sequence ATGAACGACGCCATGCCTGCCGCCCTGCACCATACCGCGTTCCTGGTCCGCGACCTCGAGGGAACGGCTCAGCGACTCGCGAATACCTTCGGCATCGGTCCGTGGAACATCTGGACGATTGACGTGGCGCAGGGAAAGGTCCGCGGCAAGGACAATCCCTTCTCGTTCCGGGTTGCGCTGGCAACGGTCGGCGGTGGCACCTTCGAGCTGATCACGCCGCACACTGGCCGGACGATTTACGACGAGCACCTGGAGCAGCACGGCGAAGGGTTCCACCACACCTGTCTCGTCTATCCGAGTATCGCCGCGGTGCGAGCGGCGAAGGCGGAGCTGCTGCGGCAGGGGCGAGAACTGGTGCAGGAAGCGCGCGGCGGCGAAGCCTTCGAGTTCGGTTACTTCAGTATTCCGGAGCTCGGCTCGCTGGTGGAGTTGCTCTTCCTCGATCCGGCGGCGTTGCCGGCGCCTGAGGTGGTCATCCTTCCTGCGGCGTAG
- a CDS encoding GNAT family N-acetyltransferase produces MTTIRPALPSEQRLLEELQRRASLNNPGDREAILAHPDAIELSLEQLSAGGVFVAELAGTVQGFAAILPRDDGDVELDALFVEPDAWGHGLGRLLVDHCAEVARAQGARRLHVIGNPHAEGFYLRCGFELAGTENTRFGPGLLMRRTF; encoded by the coding sequence GTGACCACCATTCGCCCGGCTCTTCCATCGGAGCAGCGGCTGCTCGAGGAGCTTCAGCGACGTGCCTCCCTGAACAATCCCGGCGACCGGGAGGCGATTCTCGCGCATCCTGACGCGATCGAGCTTTCGCTCGAGCAGCTGTCGGCAGGCGGGGTCTTTGTGGCGGAACTCGCGGGTACCGTTCAGGGCTTCGCGGCGATCCTGCCACGCGACGATGGCGATGTCGAGCTCGATGCGCTCTTCGTTGAGCCGGATGCCTGGGGTCACGGTCTTGGTCGGCTGCTGGTCGACCACTGCGCCGAGGTTGCCCGCGCGCAGGGAGCGCGCCGTCTGCATGTCATCGGCAATCCGCACGCGGAAGGTTTCTATCTGAGGTGCGGTTTCGAGTTGGCCGGCACCGAGAACACCCGATTCGGGCCCGGCCTGCTGATGCGCCGGACCTTCTAG
- the kaiC gene encoding circadian clock protein KaiC — protein sequence MSQSGTNAPGLPKAPSGIQGLDEITGGGLPRGRPTLICGSAGCGKTLMAMEFLIRGAVEFGEPGVFMAFEETAEELAQNVRSLGFDLDELVKQKKIVVDFVRIERNEIEETGDYDLEGLFVRLEYAIDSIKAKRVVLDTIEALFGGLSNQGILRAELRRLFRWLKEKGVTAVITGERGDGELTRHGLEEYVSDCVISLDHRVIDQVSTRRIRIVKYRGTVHGTNEYPFLIDEDGISVLPITSLGLQHSVTNERIPTGVAGLDAMLGGKGYFRGSTVLVSGTAGSGKTSLAAHFVEAACRRGEKCLYFAFEESPGQIVRNMRSIGVDLEPWVKKGLLHFHAMRSTMHGLEMHLASMHKLIQKFRPSVVVVDPVGSLLQVGSRRDTNAMLTRLTDFLKSEEITAFFTNLVSGGQELETTDVDISSVVDTWLLLREMELAGERNRAIYVLKSRGMAHSNQIREFVLTSRGIDLLDVYRGPEGVLIGSARLAALQQEAEAVAPVAKRAASPVSSSRSERSRK from the coding sequence ATGAGCCAGAGTGGTACGAACGCCCCAGGACTTCCGAAGGCTCCCTCCGGGATCCAGGGACTCGACGAGATCACCGGCGGCGGCCTTCCTCGTGGCAGGCCCACCCTCATCTGTGGCAGCGCCGGTTGCGGCAAGACGCTCATGGCGATGGAGTTCCTGATCCGCGGGGCCGTCGAATTCGGCGAGCCCGGCGTCTTCATGGCCTTCGAGGAGACCGCCGAGGAGCTGGCGCAGAACGTCCGCTCGCTCGGCTTCGATCTCGACGAACTTGTCAAGCAGAAGAAGATCGTTGTCGACTTCGTGCGCATCGAACGCAACGAGATCGAGGAGACCGGCGACTACGATCTCGAGGGACTCTTCGTCCGGCTCGAATACGCCATCGACAGCATCAAGGCGAAGCGGGTCGTGCTCGATACCATCGAGGCCCTCTTTGGTGGCCTGTCGAATCAGGGGATCCTGCGCGCCGAACTTCGACGGCTCTTTCGCTGGCTCAAGGAGAAAGGCGTCACAGCGGTCATTACCGGTGAGCGCGGCGACGGCGAACTCACCCGGCACGGACTCGAGGAGTACGTCTCCGATTGCGTGATCTCGCTGGACCACCGGGTGATTGACCAGGTGTCCACTCGACGTATCCGGATCGTCAAGTATCGCGGCACGGTGCACGGTACCAACGAGTACCCGTTCCTTATCGATGAGGATGGCATCAGCGTCTTGCCGATCACTTCGCTCGGATTGCAGCACTCGGTGACAAATGAACGGATTCCGACCGGGGTCGCGGGGCTCGATGCGATGCTCGGAGGGAAGGGGTACTTCCGCGGGAGCACAGTGCTGGTGTCGGGGACGGCGGGAAGCGGGAAGACGAGTCTCGCCGCGCACTTTGTCGAGGCGGCCTGTCGTCGTGGCGAAAAGTGTCTCTACTTCGCCTTCGAGGAATCACCGGGGCAGATCGTGCGCAACATGCGGTCGATTGGCGTGGACCTTGAGCCCTGGGTGAAGAAAGGACTGCTCCACTTCCACGCGATGCGTTCCACGATGCACGGGCTGGAAATGCACTTGGCCTCGATGCACAAGTTGATTCAGAAATTCCGGCCCAGCGTGGTCGTCGTCGATCCGGTCGGCAGTCTGCTCCAGGTGGGGAGCCGCCGGGATACCAACGCGATGCTCACCCGACTCACCGATTTCCTGAAGTCGGAAGAGATCACGGCGTTCTTCACCAATCTCGTCTCGGGCGGCCAGGAACTCGAGACCACCGATGTCGACATCTCGTCGGTTGTCGATACCTGGCTGCTGCTGCGCGAGATGGAACTGGCCGGCGAGCGGAATCGTGCGATCTACGTCTTGAAGTCGCGCGGGATGGCCCATTCCAACCAGATTCGCGAGTTCGTCCTCACCAGCCGAGGCATCGACCTGCTCGATGTCTATCGCGGTCCGGAAGGAGTGCTGATCGGGTCGGCCCGTCTCGCCGCGCTCCAGCAGGAAGCCGAGGCGGTTGCGCCGGTGGCCAAGCGCGCCGCATCGCCTGTCAGTTCCAGCAGGTCCGAACGGAGTCGCAAGTGA
- a CDS encoding LuxR C-terminal-related transcriptional regulator, with protein MPALPPTVFIVDDDPPVRAFLATILRAAGWRPACFASTEEFLNQPPVPGPSCLLLSSTLPDRDTLGVVAGLVTDRADMPVIVTSRHGDVPTAVQAIKAGAVEFLVKPLIAEAVVHAVDDAMARSSETLRRDGELQGLRTRYRSLSAREREVMLLVVGGFLNKQVGARLGISEITVKAHRGKVMRKMVADSLAELVEMAIRLQLSPGNHRPPRLAPRLRAAAAAGNTKVQSLWR; from the coding sequence ATGCCGGCCCTCCCCCCAACCGTCTTCATCGTCGACGACGACCCTCCCGTCCGTGCATTTCTGGCGACGATCCTGCGCGCCGCCGGTTGGCGGCCGGCGTGCTTTGCCTCGACGGAAGAATTCCTCAATCAGCCACCCGTCCCCGGACCGAGCTGCCTCCTCCTCTCCAGCACTCTCCCCGATCGCGACACGCTGGGAGTCGTTGCAGGTCTCGTCACCGATCGCGCGGATATGCCGGTCATCGTCACGTCCCGGCACGGTGATGTGCCGACCGCAGTCCAGGCGATCAAGGCCGGCGCCGTCGAGTTTCTGGTGAAGCCGCTGATTGCCGAGGCGGTGGTGCACGCCGTCGATGACGCGATGGCGCGGAGCAGCGAGACGCTCCGCCGCGACGGCGAGTTACAGGGGCTGCGTACGCGATACCGGTCGCTGAGCGCACGGGAACGGGAGGTCATGCTCCTCGTCGTGGGAGGATTTCTCAACAAGCAGGTCGGCGCTCGACTCGGCATCAGCGAGATCACTGTCAAGGCACATCGCGGCAAGGTGATGCGCAAGATGGTTGCGGACTCCCTCGCCGAGCTGGTCGAGATGGCGATCCGACTGCAGCTCTCGCCCGGGAATCATCGTCCCCCGCGGCTGGCCCCACGCCTCCGTGCGGCCGCAGCGGCTGGCAATACCAAGGTCCAATCGCTCTGGCGATAA
- a CDS encoding VOC family protein, with protein sequence MIRGVKFVAIPCRDQDVSLAFYTEKLGFRIVTDQPFDGVQRWIELGIGRSETRVVLFTADAHRALIGQQSTVTFVADDVEKTYQELLGRGVEFDQPAEKADWGTAAIFRDPDGNQFVLSSK encoded by the coding sequence ATGATTCGTGGAGTCAAGTTCGTCGCAATCCCCTGCCGGGATCAGGATGTCTCGCTCGCCTTCTACACCGAGAAGCTCGGCTTCCGGATCGTCACCGATCAGCCCTTCGACGGCGTCCAGCGCTGGATCGAGCTCGGCATCGGCCGCAGCGAGACGCGAGTCGTCCTCTTCACAGCCGACGCCCACCGCGCCCTCATCGGCCAGCAATCCACAGTGACCTTTGTTGCCGATGACGTCGAGAAGACGTACCAGGAACTGCTCGGGCGCGGTGTGGAGTTCGACCAGCCAGCCGAGAAGGCCGACTGGGGGACGGCGGCAATCTTCCGCGATCCGGATGGCAATCAGTTCGTGCTGTCATCGAAATAG
- a CDS encoding HAMP domain-containing sensor histidine kinase, whose amino-acid sequence MSEQVLDQLAVLVRQEREPMLVRWREQVRHLPSARHLDVPTLNDHIPGLLEELAVALRADSGETIAEVLNEGSPPVHGLQRLHDAFDIEEVVAEYNILRGCIHDLADASGLSLQGKPFHVLNRVFDHAIGLALETYATQRALDVQRRREEYLAFVAHDLRTPLNAISLTGRILEARVSGQGADSVKLLATLRRNVHHLERLVTKVLEENTNLETESGVKVERREFELWPLVEALIHDLHPVAGTDSTRLVNAVPDDLVVYADASLLQRVFQNLISNAIKYTPRGEVLIGALQTGTDGAVECWVTDNGAGIPDSLIEAIFEKGETDPELAGGTGLGLAIVKAFTEAHGGSVTVESQEGLGSTFRVTLPGLADRRAAGSLRATSATTLESQ is encoded by the coding sequence ATGTCCGAGCAGGTGCTGGATCAACTGGCCGTACTCGTCCGGCAGGAACGCGAGCCCATGCTCGTGCGCTGGCGGGAGCAGGTGCGGCACCTCCCCTCGGCGCGGCATCTCGATGTGCCGACGCTCAATGATCATATCCCCGGCCTGCTCGAGGAACTCGCGGTCGCCTTGCGAGCGGACTCGGGGGAGACGATCGCCGAGGTCTTGAACGAGGGGAGTCCTCCGGTGCATGGTCTGCAGCGCCTGCACGATGCGTTCGACATCGAGGAGGTCGTGGCAGAGTACAACATTCTGCGCGGTTGCATTCACGATCTCGCCGACGCGAGCGGCCTGAGCCTGCAGGGCAAACCATTCCATGTGCTGAATCGGGTATTCGATCACGCGATCGGCCTCGCCCTCGAAACGTATGCGACGCAACGCGCGCTCGACGTCCAGCGACGCCGCGAGGAATATCTCGCCTTCGTCGCGCACGATTTGCGTACGCCGCTGAATGCCATCTCCCTGACGGGGCGGATTCTGGAGGCACGCGTCTCCGGGCAAGGCGCCGACTCGGTCAAGCTGCTGGCCACCTTGCGCCGGAACGTCCACCACCTCGAACGGCTCGTCACCAAGGTGCTCGAGGAGAACACCAACCTCGAGACCGAGAGCGGGGTCAAGGTGGAGCGCCGGGAGTTCGAGCTGTGGCCTCTGGTCGAGGCACTCATTCATGATCTTCATCCGGTCGCGGGGACCGACAGTACCCGACTCGTCAATGCCGTGCCCGATGATCTGGTCGTGTATGCCGATGCCAGTCTGTTGCAGCGGGTGTTCCAGAACCTGATCAGCAATGCGATCAAGTACACGCCTCGCGGCGAGGTCCTGATCGGTGCACTGCAGACCGGTACCGATGGCGCGGTCGAGTGCTGGGTGACCGACAATGGTGCGGGGATCCCCGACTCGCTGATCGAGGCGATCTTCGAGAAAGGGGAGACCGATCCGGAACTTGCTGGCGGCACCGGACTCGGCCTCGCGATCGTGAAGGCGTTCACGGAGGCTCACGGCGGCAGCGTCACCGTGGAGAGTCAGGAGGGTCTCGGCTCGACGTTCCGAGTGACCCTTCCCGGGTTGGCGGATCGGCGGGCAGCAGGTAGTCTCAGGGCCACGTCGGCAACCACCCTGGAGAGCCAATGA
- a CDS encoding circadian clock KaiB family protein: MKKEPDSTASYEQLLTETAGERYLLRLYVTGMTPRSTEAIAMIKSICKEHLEGRYDLEVIDIYQHPQLARDEQIIAVPTLVKLLPAPLRRFIGNLSDKDRVLLGLDLRRKH; the protein is encoded by the coding sequence ATGAAGAAGGAGCCCGACTCCACGGCATCCTATGAGCAGTTGCTGACGGAGACCGCCGGCGAGCGTTACCTCCTTCGGCTCTATGTCACCGGGATGACGCCGCGGTCGACCGAGGCGATCGCGATGATCAAGTCGATCTGCAAGGAACATCTCGAGGGGCGCTACGATCTGGAGGTCATTGACATCTATCAGCACCCCCAGCTCGCGAGAGACGAGCAGATCATCGCGGTGCCGACACTGGTCAAGCTCCTCCCCGCGCCGTTGCGCCGCTTCATCGGAAATCTGTCCGACAAGGATCGAGTGCTGCTCGGTCTGGACTTGCGCCGCAAGCACTGA